A section of the Pseudorasbora parva isolate DD20220531a chromosome 2, ASM2467924v1, whole genome shotgun sequence genome encodes:
- the camsap3 gene encoding calmodulin-regulated spectrin-associated protein 3 isoform X5, protein MAVGAMETVSTVLASGGSELLGTDATWDRALLYWVNTLNQKLKEQTEGTQNDASQPSTEPQPVQPSCPTRWYWKLVPIRYRKDRMQSKLKPCFPVVNEVKDLSNGCAIAAVIHHYCPGLLRLEDVCMKDSMSVADSLYNLQLIREFCDSCLKSCCPLVLEDLLYSPEKLKTNILSFLAELLYWFEVSKPEFVQPLQDTELTDTSGRTNNGNSGSPSIFKKPFLPISSHVTAATGSLTQSTSMSHVEAAGRTWTKKPLSRPLSSAVSFSIPFGLDSDVDIVMGNPVITRSVSSDNLNPTGQSMTRVPYTPPEDLSHFLSKPSGPNGPQRASWTTRTRPMLAEENGIDESETGELPTIEEALQIIHNEEKMEPRLHPDGAPDGFFLHSPDDPAHTRHNGSPGTLSSSAPSRSGMLYHRSSGVPSEPSRIRHPSEGSRDDDSVLRDGSVDSDASEDFPKTHSTPATPASGPRITRSRGEATPDSGVKMTNFAERKKKLVPEQVQTNEPQASQMTTWAKKSEESPSKSPALSTEMSELGARLEEKRKAIEAQKKRIEAIFAKHRQRLGKSAFLQLKKEQEDGEDGHQGEAGTSSVEDDLSRLALEEKLAHLEREEQQDEQQEEQLKKRPSIEEEGNVKPTVQQENSIDKDKSGVGNPGGKGTAPLGDYNNAVSKLSAALNSLQNDMQRLSEQQNQLMKKKAAPNNQSWVIPPSSKPSTTAPSRLSRESTRDLPSTSSSPSPSRKISSQTVPPKSPASHRRAQSAPPKSPKLPRPAEPKVPVSTRVITAPQSVENIPHLRRVSPWQCRDQNSSTFSIGTPSESRSASSLSRPEDNFSDTGSSEDHTIFSMDLEGGSSQVLPQKERQGVGSSSGAPSECSFESDIPAEAFNGKRSSLIEISLSTLKALEGEEADQSQDIFSDSMSDQTEPEMRGGVGFFFKQDEARPEDEMEKRRAALLEKQQKRAEEIKRRRQEQEKEREASKSSSVDESRRGEERPKTPSTPPPPRTPPPDGTPQRRGDFTRQEYERRHQLKIMEDLDKVLRQKPTTVRGVKKQRPKTVFRDDSDLSRSPAKGFMGSRLNKVYSHSTMNLSSMANDSGTLTVRKSPSRSHSPSRLLSPGRFAAQNGDWENASTISSPCSIPEYTGPKLYKEPSFKSNKFIIHNAISRCCLAGKVNEPQKNKIVEELEKSSANHFLILFRDTSCQFRAVYTMNPETEEMVRLTGIGPRIISPNMVESIYKYSSDRKQFTALPSKTMSMSVDAFTIPGHLWERKRPGTPKKLGTPK, encoded by the exons ATGGCAGTGGGTGCCATGGAGACGGTGAGCACAGTCTTGGCGAGCGGCGGATCGGAGCTGCTGGGTACAGATGCAACCTGGGACAGAGCCCTGCTTTATTGGGTTAACACG CTGAATCAAAAATTGAAGGAACAAACAGAAGGTACACAAAATGACGCGTCTCAGCCTAGTACTGAACCGCAGCCTGTTCAGCCTTCG TGTCCCACCCGCTGGTACTGGAAGCTTGTTCCT ATCCGGTACAGGAAGGACAGGATGCAGTCTAAGCTCAAACCTTGTTTTCCTGTGGTGAATGAAGTGAAGGATCTCTCAAACGGATGTGCCATTGCTGCTGTTATTCACCATTACTGTCCCGGTTTACTTAGATTAGAGG ATGTATGTATGAAGGACTCCATGTCTGTGGCTGACAGCCTGTACAACCTACAGCTGATTCGAGAGTTCTGTGACAGCTGTTTGAAGAGCTGCTGCCCTCTAGTGTTGGAAGATTTACTCTACAGCCCAGAAAAATTAAAG aCAAACATACTGAGCTTTCTGGCAGAGCTCTTGTATTGGTTTGAAGTCTCAAAGCCAGAGTTTGTTCAGCCCCTGCAGGACACAGAGCTGACTG ACACATCTGGAAGGACCAATAATGGCAACAG TGGTTCTCCCTCTATCTTCAAAAAGCCTTTCCTGCCCATCTCTTCCCATGTGACTGCAGCAACAG GATCTCTGACTCAGTCTACCTCAATGTCTCATGTAGAGGCAGCAGGACGAACATGGACTAAGAAACCTCTTAG CCGTCCACTGTCCTCTGCCGTGTCCTTCAGTATACCTTTTGGTCTGGACAGTGATGTGGACATTGTGATGGGGAACCCTGTTATAACTCGATCTGTCAGTTCAGACAATCTCAACCCTACTGGTCAATCCATGACACGTGTCCCCTACACACCTCCTGAAGACCTCAGCCACTTCCTGAGTAAGCCCTCTGGGCCCAATGGCCCTCAAAGAGCTTCTTGGACCACTCGGACTCGTCCTATGCTGGCTGAGGAGAACGGCATTGATGAGAGTGAAACAGGAGAGCTACCAACAATTGAAGAGGCACTGCAGATCATCCACAATGAAGAGAAGATGGAACCTCGTCTTCACCCTGATGGGGCACCAGATGGGTTCTTCCTGCATTCACCAGATGATCCAGCACACACTAGACACAATGGCAGCCCAGGGACTCTCAGCTCTTCAGCCCCATCTCGCTCAGGAATGCTCTACCACCGATCCTCAGGTGTCCCATCAGAGCCCAGCCGCATCAGACACCCCTCGGAAGGATCCAGAGATGACGACTCCGTGTTAAGAGATGGAAGCGTCGATTCGGATGCTTCTGAAGATTTTCCAAAAACCCACTCCACCCCTGCCACACCTGCCTCGGGCCCTCGGATAACTCGATCACGTGGTGAAGCGACACCGGATAGTGGAGTGAAGATGACCAATTTTGCTGAAAGGAAAAAGAAACTGGTTCCAGAGCAGGTACAAACCAATGAGCCACAGGCATCACAAATGACTACATGGGCCAAGAAATCAGAGGAGAGTCCTAGTAAGAGTCCTGCTCTCAGCACTGAAATGTCAGAGCTGGGAGCGAGGCTGGAGGAGAAACGGAAGGCCATTGAAGCTCAGAAGAAGCGTATAGAAGCCATATTTGCCAAACACCGGCAGCGGCTGGGAAAAAGTGCCTTCCTACAGTTAAAGAAGGAGCAGGAGGATGGGGAGGATGGACATCAAGGGGAGGCTGGAACCTCCTCCGTAGAAGATGACCTCAGCCGTTTGGCGCTGGAGGAGAAACTAGCACACTTGGAGAGAGAGGAGCAGCAGGACGAACAACAGGAGGAACAGTTGAAAAAGAGGCCCTCAATAGAAGAAGAGGGAAATGTCAAGCCCACTGTCCAACAGGAGAATTCAATAGATAAAGACAAATCTGGAGTTGGAAATCCTGGAGGGAAAGGCACAGCCCCACTGGGTGATTACAACAACGCTGTGTCTAAACTAAGTGCTGCTCTCAATTCTCTCCAAAATGATATGCAGCGCCTCTCCGAACAGCAGAACCAGCTGATGAAGAAGAAGGCAGCTCCTAACAACCAATCTTGGGTCATCCCACCTAGCTCCAAACCCTCAACAACTGCTCCTTCTCGTTTGTCAAGGGAGTCTACTCGTGACTTGCCCTCTACCTCCTCTTCTCCTTCCCCATCTCGCAAGATTTCAAGTCAAACTGTTCCCCCAAAATCACCTGCGTCCCACCGTAGGGCACAGTCTGCACCTCCGAAGAGCCCCAAACTGCCTCGACCTGCAGAACCCAAGGTACCCGTTTCCACACGAGTCATAACTGCCCCTCAAAGTGTGGAAAACATTCCTCACTTACGAAGAGTGTCTCCGTGGCAATGCAGGGATCAAAACTCATCCACTTTTAGCATAGGTACACCCAGTGAGTCACGCTCAGCTTCATCCCTGTCCAGACCAGAGGACAACTTCTCAGACACTGGTTCTAGTGAGGACCATACAATCTTCAGTATGGATTTGGAGGGTGGATCGTCACAGGTTCTCCCCCAAAAGGAGCGCCAGGGTGTGGGCAGTAGCTCAGGAGCTCCTTCCGAGTGCTCTTTTGAGAGTGACATTCCTGCAGAGGCTTTCAACGGAAAGCGCAGTAGCCTTATCGAGATTTCCCTGTCTACTCTCAAAGCATTAGAGGGAGAAGAGGCAGATCAGAGCCAAGATATATTTTCAGACTCAATGAGTGATCAAACAGAGCCAGAAATGAGGGGTGGAGTTGGATTCTTCTTCAAG CAGGATGAAGCTCGACCTGAGGATGagatggagaagaggagagctGCATTACTTGAGAAACAACAAAAGAGAGCAGAAGAGATAAAGAGACGAAGACAGGAGCAAGAAAAAGAGAGGGAAGCAAG CAAGTCTTCTTCAGTGGATGAGTCCCGTAGAGGAGAGGAGAGACCCAAAACTCCTTCTACCCCTCCACCTCCCCGCACCCCTCCGCCAGATGGCACTCCTCAGCGGCGTGGAGACTTCACCCGCCAGGAATATGAACGGCGGCATCAGCTGAAAATAATGGAGGATCTGGATAAAGTCCTGCGTCAGAAACCCACTACTGTCAGAGGCGTCAAGAAGCAGAGGCCCAAAACAGTGTTCAGAGACGACTCTGACCTATCCCGCAGCCCTGCCAAAGGGTTTATGG GTTCTAGATTAAATAAAGTTTACTCACATTCAACAATGAATCTGTCCTCTATGGCTAATGACAGTGGGACGCTGACTGTCAGAAAATCTCCAAG TCGTTCTCATTCACCATCCAGACTGCTATCTCCAGGCCGTTTCGCTGCACAGAATGGGGACTGGGAAAATGCGTCTACTATTTCGTCTCCATGTTCCATCCCAGAATACACTG GACCTAAACTCTACAAGGAGCCAAGCTTCAAGTCCAATAAGTTCATTATCCATAATGCCATCTCACGCTGTTGTTTGGCCGGAAAGGTCAACGAACCACAGAAAAACAAGATTGTAGAG